The nucleotide window TGACGTTGAAGGTGACGGTGAGCCTCTTCAAGGGTTCGCATTCGATCACTTCGCCCGAGATATGCAGTGCGCCGTCCGGCGTGCGCATGATGAAGGCGCCGCCGACCCTGAGATCGACTTCCACCGCGTGGCCGGAGAAATACTGCCTGGAAAACTCCGCCTGCGTCAGCGCCTCCCACACTTTCTCCGGCGTCGAGGCGATGTAGATGGTGTAGACGATGGCAGGCTTGAAGTTCTTGACGTCGATTTCCTTCCGCTTACTCATCACGCTTCTCCAACCGTCGTTTCAACTCAGAGAGCGCGACGAGTTTCCCGCGCTCGAATTTCCTGATCCAGCGTTCGCCGATCTGATGGATCGGAACCGGATTGAGGTAGTGCAGCTTCTCGCGGCCATGTTTGTGCGTCGTGACGAGGTTGGCCGCCTCGAGAATCCCAAGGTGCTTGGTCACGGCCTGCCGCGTCATCGCAAGCCCGTCACAGAGTTCGTTGAGC belongs to Bradyrhizobium icense and includes:
- a CDS encoding ArsR/SmtB family transcription factor, which produces MDEVFKALADASRRSLLDRLHAKNGLTLNELCDGLAMTRQAVTKHLGILEAANLVTTHKHGREKLHYLNPVPIHQIGERWIRKFERGKLVALSELKRRLEKRDE
- a CDS encoding SRPBCC family protein; the protein is MSKRKEIDVKNFKPAIVYTIYIASTPEKVWEALTQAEFSRQYFSGHAVEVDLRVGGAFIMRTPDGALHISGEVIECEPLKRLTVTFNVNWPALLEKLGPTLVTYEIEQVGDAVKLTMLQSHDREISDDILSGGRTGWPAILSSLKSLLETGNALEIQMQPPERMLAALKELGIGTP